In the Pseudorasbora parva isolate DD20220531a chromosome 23, ASM2467924v1, whole genome shotgun sequence genome, one interval contains:
- the LOC137062912 gene encoding uncharacterized protein yields the protein MSECIYEHVAIALTSIGLLISVCLNVAFYLLRRKGKISAANENMFDYGEEPLRRDSLQSYRFEDDEMERQENPIYGNICIDGGGAFEMSPEMCYEQMSQASTVKQGLKVQQGDVSYASLDLTVNKKRKKKRKYQRQAHQAQTHPQPTSQQHCMDQDNEADVTLPSRSSSLMVSRHSIYLNSHQVALEAEEMERERERMKEMERDDNAEREFEMRRNLHEGFDHSPGRSRQSLEQDS from the exons ATGTCAG AATGCATATATGAACACGTGGCTATTGCTCTGACATCTATTGGACTGCTGATATCTGTCTGCTTAAATGTTGCATTCTATTTATTAAGAAGAAAGGGAAAAATCTCTGCAG CTAATGAAAATATGTTTGATTATGGAGAGGAGCCATTACGTCGAGATTCACTTCAGTCTTACAG GTTTGAGGATGACGAGATGGAAAGACAGGAAAATCCTATTTATGGGAATATCTGTATAGATGGAGGAG GAGCTTTTGAAATGTCTCCGGAGATGTGCTATGAACAAATGTCCCAGGCAAGCACAGTAAAGCAGGGATTAAAG GTCCAGCAGGGGGATGTGTCCTATGCCTCTCTGGATCTGACTGTCAATAAGAAGCgtaagaaaaagagaaaataccAAAGACAGGCTCACCAGGCCCAGACGCATCCTCAACCCACATCCCAGCAGCATTGCATGGACCAGGATAACGAGGCTGATGTCACCCTCCCGTCCCGGAGCAGCAGCCTCATGGTTTCACGTCACAGTATCTACCTCAACAGTCATCAAGTAGCCCTGGAGGCAGAGGAgatggagagggagagagaaagaatgAAGGAAATGGAAAGAGATGATAATGCAGAGAGGGAGTTCGAGATGCGCAGAAATTTGCACGAAGGCTTTGATCACTCCCCCGGTAGATCAAGGCAAAGTCTAGAACAGGACAGTTAA
- the si:ch1073-15f19.2 gene encoding T-cell surface protein tactile — MEFLMTEATYKILIFLCMIRGTYEVLIHHNASVTAVEGQNVSLTCFVEEKNEIKVVQLEWIKQQKGNQNDQKIVVVHNTMPEHYFQLGFHQTRKVSLKTGELQGSVLTLYKVAKKDSGNYVCEITSYPNGSIKRTTKLQVTEPPASVEMSHPYRFIKEGNEVKITCSASPPPLRYKLRRSKDKLLWMESLNGEFILSNVTRNNSDLYVCLPEWGAFGQNQQGLNATMELTVNFLDDIECNTSSPLNVSFGDDVVIRCNAKASQYLQYKWMMGDKTLSLSDTLSLTSMTSNQSGTYKLTAVFQDNQLQTDIEFSIHVLSKPSEGLTTPSPVGSTKHLMNVTSMGISSWNTAALDTTTETAHFLTSTSKPNATNLQPRNTSHHTPLTGSSSAPPVGNSSTLHASTVKSTGTSCTQNQSTSQDPLTGRNIVTSVITKTNNPTVSTTSKESKRTAYIAVPIVLLLLVLILLLYRKHLNQKKMDMPPPFKPPPPPVKYTSVRKYDVPMTDILV, encoded by the exons ATGGAGTTTTTGATGACAGAGGCAACTTACAAAATCCTTATCTTTTTATGCATGATACGAG GGACGTATGAAGTGCTTATACATCATAATGCATCCGTAACTGCTGTGGAGGGACAGAATGTCAGCCTGACATGCTTTGTGGAAGAAAAGAATGAAATTAAAGTTGTCCAGCTGGAATGGATTAAACAGCAAAAAGGAAATCAGAATGATCAGAAGATTGTGGTGGTCCATAACACAATGCCAGAACATTACTTTCAACTTGGTTTTCATCAGACAAGGAAGGTCAGTTTGAAAACTGGAGAGCTACAGGGCTCTGTGCTGACCCTGTATAAAGTTGCCAAGAAAGACAGCGGAAACTATGTTTGCGAAATTACTTCTTATCCTAATGGCTCGATTAAAAGAACTACAAAGCTGCAGGTCACAG AGCCTCCAGCATCAGTGGAGATGTCACATCCATACAGATTCATAAAAGAGGGAAATGAAGTGAAAATAACTTGTTCAGCAAGCCCTCCACCACTCCGTTATAAACTTAGACGGTCAAAG GACAAGCTATTATGGATGGAAAGCTTGAATGGAGAGTTCATTTTATCAAACGTCACCAGAAACAACAGCGATCTGTATGTCTGTTTACCTGAATGGGGTGCATTTGGCCAAAATCAGCAAGGTCTCAATGCCACTATGGAACTGACTGTGAATT TTCTTGATGACATTGAGTGTAACACAAGCAGCCCTTTAAATGTCAGTTTTGGTGACGATGTGGTGATTAGGTGTAACGCAAAAGCATCTCAGTACTTGCAATATAAGTGGATGATG GGTGACAAAACACTGTCTCTCTCAGACACTTTGTCTCTGACTTCCATGACATCTAACCAGTCAGGAACATACAAACTGACAGCTGTATTTCAGGACAATCAGCTCCAGACAGACATAGAGTTTTCTATCCATGTTCTCTCAAAGCCAAGCGAAG GATTGACAACACCTTCCCCAGTTGGAAGCACCAAACATCTGATGAATGTTACCTCCATGGGGATCAGCTCATGGAACACTGCTGCTCTTGACACAACAACCGAAACTGCTCACTTCCTAACCAGCACATCAAAACCAAATGCTACTAACCTACAGCCCAGAAACACCAGTCATCACACTCCTCTCACTGGCAGCTCTTCTGCTCCACCTGTTGGCAACTCGTCTACATTACATGCCAGCACTGTCAAATCTACAGGCACCTCTTGTACACAAAATCAGAGCACAAGTCAAGATCCACTTACCGGAAGGAACATAGTTACCTCTGTTATAACAAAGACGAACAACCCCACTGTTTCGACAACATCGAAAG AGTCAAAACGTACAGCATATATCGCTGTTCCGATTGTGTTGCTGTTGCTCGTGTTGATTTTGCTTCTATACAGAAAACACCTGAACCAAAAAAA aaTGGATATGCCACCCCCTTTCAAACCTCCTCCACCACCAGTCAAATACACATCAGTGAGGAAATATGATGTCCCTATGACTGATATTCTTGTATGA
- the timm10b gene encoding mitochondrial import inner membrane translocase subunit Tim10 B — translation MDPDGQLRNLRDFLLVYNRMTEICFQRCTSNFNYRNLTMDEERCVDSCAGKLIRTNHRLMGTYVQLMPAMVQKRMQEMESKAAEVAKAEAAMALENPSTAITDTPTVSTLGIPATSSPVVGIPSTTTPMLESLQINSASDNISDIKTSSSSTNGSAFGEMQSQGLVAPSAAISTYSTVPKVFVDPVSSAEDKLSLKPTSVPEMRSGEGAGQSPQTPS, via the exons ATGGATCCCGACGGTCAGCTACGGAAT TTGCGGGACTTCCTCCTCGTTTACAATCGCATGACGGAAATCTGCTTCCAGCGATGCACAAGCAATTTCAACTACAGAAATCTGACAATGGATGAG GAGCGTTGTGTGGACAGTTGTGCTGGTAAATTAATAAGGACCAATCACCGTTTAATGGGAACGTATGTTCAGCTGATGCCTGCGATGGTTCAGAAGCGGATGCAGGAGATGGAGAGCAAAGCTGCAGAAGTAGCTAAAGCTGAAGCTGCAATGGCATTAGAAAATCCATCTACTGCCATCACAGACACACCAACAGTGTCAACCCTGGGGATCCCAGCCACATCCTCTCCAGTGGTGGGGATACCCTCAACCACAACACCAATGCTTGAAAGCCTGCAGATAAATTCAGCTTCTGATAATATATCAGATATTaagacatcatcatcatcgacAAATGGATCAGCTTTCGGGGAAATGCAGTCACAGGGACTAGTAGCACCATCAGCAGCGATCTCAACATATTCTACTGTACCTAAAGTATTTGTAGATCCCGTCTCAAGTGCAGAGGATAAACTCAGTCTGAAACCAACATCAGTCCCTGAAATGCGATCTGGAGAGGGAGCGGGACAGAGCCCCCAAACTCCGTCTTGA